CCCATGAGCTGGGCGGCAATCTTGTCCTGCGCCAGGGCGCGCATGGCCCGGCCGGTCCTGGAATACTGCATGTAGAGGATGAACGCCGCGATCGCCAGGATCGCCAGGACCCCGACCAGGATCTTGTCGTAGGGCATCACGATCGTGAAATCGTTGTAGTTGAAGATGCCGTTGACGATCTTCGGCACGCCGCGCTGCTTCTCGCCGAACAGCAGAAGCACGATGGCGTCGAGGAAGAAGGAGAGGCCCGCGGCCAGCAGCATCGTGCTCTCCTCGCGCACCGACCTGCGGGTCACCGGCCCGAACAGAAACTTCTGCACGAGAGCGCCGATGATCGCAAGCGTCACCCCGGAGGCCACCACCCCGACAATGAAGGGCAGGCCCAGTTGTGCGTAGACGGTGTAGGTGACGAAACCGCCGATCACGTACATCTGCCCGTGCGCGAAGTTCAGCACGTTCATCAGGGCGAAAATCAGGGTCAGCCCCAGGGCGATCAGCGCGTATTGCGCGCCCAGGTACAAACCGTTGGCAATGATCTGTTCCATGAGACAAGTCCGGGTTTGAAGGGCTCAGAACCTAGGCAAAGGCCCCGAGCCCTTCAGGAAACATGCACCGTCCGTCGATCAGTCGACTTCGGCGATGAACAGCGTTTCGAACTTGCCGTTCTTGTACTCGTTGACCACCATCGGCACCGAGATCTGGCGCTTCTGGCCGAACGACTTCATGCCGACGTACTTCAGCTTGGCGTCGCCCTTCATGAAGACGTTCGAGGCCTCGAACGTTTCCATGGTCTTCTTGAACTCGTCGACATTGTCGATCGCCTTCGGATTGACCTTGAGCGTTTCGAGAATGTATTCGAGCGCGTAAACCTTGGTGTTCGACTCGTCGTTGTATTCGCCGAACATCTTGGTGTAGCGGGCGACGAACTCGCGCATCGCATCGCTGGCGATCTCGGGGGTCGAGGCACCGCCGACCGAAATGAAGCCATCGGCGAGGTCGCCGGCGCCTTCCTTGATGACATTGGCGTCCTGGGCCGTCTCGGCCGAGATCAGGCCCTTGTAGCCGAGTTCGCGCGCCGCGCGGATGAGCTGCGGGGTGTTGGCCGGCGCGGCGCCGGAAAGGACCAGCAGGTCCGGCTTGGTGCGCACGACCGGGGTCAGGACCGGCGTGAAGTCGGTGGTGTCGACCTGGTAGGTGATGTTGCTGGACACCACGTCCAGCCCCAGGGACTTGGCCGCGGCGATGCCGCCTTCGCGCTGGCTGAGCGGATCGGACTCGTTGGCGCAGACGAAGGCGATCTTCTTAACGCCCTTTTTCTCCATGAGGTATTTGTAGATCGCCGGGCCGGACTGGTAGTTGGCGACCATGCCGAGGATGGCGTTGGAGGCCGGCGGGGTGTAGAGCGACTTCGGGAACGAGTACGGGAAGTACATGATTCCATTCTGCTCGGCGACCGGGCGGACGGCGGCGGCGCCGTCGTCGACGTTCGGCCCGACGACGTAGTGGATGCGTTCCTGCGCCATCTTCTCCATGCCGGCGATGGCCCGCTTGGGGTCCTTCTGGTCGTCGAAGGTGACGATTTCGACGTCGTAGGTCTTGTCGCCGATTTTGACGCCGCCCTTTTCATTGATCCAGGCGGCGCGGGTCTGCATGGAGCGCACGTTCGAGATGCCCCAGGCCGCGGCCGGGCCGCTGGTCACGCCGACGAAGCCGATCCGCAGTTTCTCGTTGGCCGCCATTGCCCCCTGCGGCGCCGCCAGGCCGGCGGCCGCGGCGATGCCGGCCACGATGGCCGCCTGCACGAAGATTCTCCGATTCAACATGGTGTTCTCCCTATTGTGATGTTTGAACGCTTTTTCCGGGTTCTTCCCGTCTTACGCCGTCTCCCGAATCGCGGGGACTCCTCACGCCCCCTTGTCGGCGACGATGTGGGTTCCGGCCTCGCCGCGCAGGGCGGGCAGGGCCTGGTCGAGATGACCGATGATGGCCCGCTTGCCGCCGCCGTCGATGAAGCGGATGGCCGCCTCGATCTTCGGGCCCATGCTGCCTTCGGGGAAATGGCCCTCGGCCAGGTACTTGCGCATCTCGGAAACCGGCACCTCGTCCAGCTCGCGCTGGTCGGGCTTGCCGAAATTGACCGCCACCCGCGACACCGCCGTCAGGATCATCATGGTGTCGATGCCGAGCACGTTGGCCATGTGGGCCGAGGTCAGGTCCTTGTCGATCACCGCCTCGACGCCGCGGCGCACGCCGCGGGCGTCGCGCACCACGGGGATGCCGCCGCCACCGGCGGCGATCACCACCGTGCCCCGGCTGGCCAGCGCCTCGACCAGCGAAATGTCGCAGATGTGCTTGGGCTTGGGCGAGGCGACCACCAGGCGCCAGCCGC
The window above is part of the Shumkonia mesophila genome. Proteins encoded here:
- a CDS encoding branched-chain amino acid ABC transporter permease codes for the protein MEQIIANGLYLGAQYALIALGLTLIFALMNVLNFAHGQMYVIGGFVTYTVYAQLGLPFIVGVVASGVTLAIIGALVQKFLFGPVTRRSVREESTMLLAAGLSFFLDAIVLLLFGEKQRGVPKIVNGIFNYNDFTIVMPYDKILVGVLAILAIAAFILYMQYSRTGRAMRALAQDKIAAQLMGVDVDRYSIIGFALGAMLAGVVGGLLVTVTGINLGMGGPTGIKAFMMVMIGGAGVISGAIAGGFILGMLESIGLTVLAAYGDITYLAIFASLMVFLAIRPQGLMGKPWG
- a CDS encoding ABC transporter substrate-binding protein; the protein is MLNRRIFVQAAIVAGIAAAAGLAAPQGAMAANEKLRIGFVGVTSGPAAAWGISNVRSMQTRAAWINEKGGVKIGDKTYDVEIVTFDDQKDPKRAIAGMEKMAQERIHYVVGPNVDDGAAAVRPVAEQNGIMYFPYSFPKSLYTPPASNAILGMVANYQSGPAIYKYLMEKKGVKKIAFVCANESDPLSQREGGIAAAKSLGLDVVSSNITYQVDTTDFTPVLTPVVRTKPDLLVLSGAAPANTPQLIRAARELGYKGLISAETAQDANVIKEGAGDLADGFISVGGASTPEIASDAMREFVARYTKMFGEYNDESNTKVYALEYILETLKVNPKAIDNVDEFKKTMETFEASNVFMKGDAKLKYVGMKSFGQKRQISVPMVVNEYKNGKFETLFIAEVD
- the arcC gene encoding carbamate kinase, which translates into the protein MKANQTLPKRLLVAVGGNAIQPAGIKGTSEEQMTIAASTAKALLPLLELDNQLIITHGNGPAVGKVLMRNVLARERVVPMTLDILVADTQGATAYILMQAFENALREVGNPRHVVGLVTQVEVDADDPGFKNPTKPVGYFYSEAEAKDLTAQMGWVMREDAGRGWRLVVASPKPKHICDISLVEALASRGTVVIAAGGGGIPVVRDARGVRRGVEAVIDKDLTSAHMANVLGIDTMMILTAVSRVAVNFGKPDQRELDEVPVSEMRKYLAEGHFPEGSMGPKIEAAIRFIDGGGKRAIIGHLDQALPALRGEAGTHIVADKGA